The following proteins are encoded in a genomic region of Necator americanus strain Aroian chromosome II, whole genome shotgun sequence:
- a CDS encoding hypothetical protein (NECATOR_CHRII.G8804.T1), whose translation MPADFQSCSKLLCLCRFHNGLFEFMFDFIHMKWNVYHNCLIHIRSVLQQKDLEDSDDVIDELPSNVVKSLVHYYMARYFCFWVFGDSKMWNLNGCTLFQAISGS comes from the exons ATGCCTGCTGACTTTCAATCGTGTAGCAAG CTGCTGTGCTTGTGCCGTTTTCATAACGGACTTTTTGAGTTCATGTTCGACTTTATTCACATGAAATGGAACGTCTACCACAATTGTTTGATTCAT ATCAGAAGTGTTCTGCAGCAGAAGGATCTTGAGGACAGTGACGACGTGATTGATGAACTCCCATCAAACGTAGTTAAG AGTCTGGTGCACTATTACATGGCTcggtatttttgtttctgggtTTTTGGAGATTCTAAGATGTGGAATCTGAATGGTTGTACGTTATTTCAGGCGATCTCTGGAAGTTAA
- a CDS encoding hypothetical protein (NECATOR_CHRII.G8805.T1), which yields MGFYDEDDIFCNISECNKNYHRPEAKRLRRDKPSVIYSIDFCIPTSDETLDKPDSIDAGCESLQNREEVEARLSNLRRIGLRAHPLQALRRYLLNKVATGEEPNPWVSTVHEEKVFRRKLRRYITGMIIRACSEEGVENCQIEPSHADAFSFIDNINKELVESLAAVGSFTSEQLQCGRSNCQKAFSLRRVASTLVSQINGDYTRCQEGARMHTKYCKQ from the exons ATGGGCTTCTATGACGAAGAcgacattttctgtaatatTTCCGAATGCAATAAAAACTACCACCGACCAGAAGCAAAGCGCCTGCGAAGGGATAAACCAAGCGTAATTTATTCTATTGAT TTCTGTATTCCCACTTCTGATGAAACACTGGACAAGCCTGATTCCATTGATGCTGGGTGCGAAAGTTTGCAAAATCGGGAGGAAGTTgag GCCAGATTATCTAATCTTCGACGTATCGGATTGAGAGCACATCCACTCCAAGCTCTTCGCCGATATCTCCTCAATAAAGTCGCCACAGGG GAAGAGCCAAATCCATGGGTTTCCACTGTGCACGAAGAGAAGGTTTTTCGAAGGAAACTTCGGCGGTATATCACAGGGATGATAATTCGGGCTTGCAGCGAAGAGGGCGTGGAGAATTGTC aaATTGAGCCGTCTCATGCTGATGCATTCAGTTTCatcgataatataaataaagaacTGGTCGAATCATTAGCAGCAGTCGGTTCATTTACTTCAGAGCAGCTTCAGTGTGGAAGGAGCAATTGCCAGAAG GCCTTTTCTCTAAGAAGAGTAGCTTCTACCCTAGTGTCGCAAATCAACGGAGATTATACGCGTTGTCAGGAAG GTGCCAGAATGCACACGAAATATTGCAAGCAATGA
- a CDS encoding hypothetical protein (NECATOR_CHRII.G8804.T2) — protein MPADFQSCSKLLCLCRFHNGLFEFMFDFIHMKWNVYHNCLIHIRSVLQQKDLEDSDDVIDELPSNVVKSLVHYYMARYFCDLWKLNKMLN, from the exons ATGCCTGCTGACTTTCAATCGTGTAGCAAG CTGCTGTGCTTGTGCCGTTTTCATAACGGACTTTTTGAGTTCATGTTCGACTTTATTCACATGAAATGGAACGTCTACCACAATTGTTTGATTCAT ATCAGAAGTGTTCTGCAGCAGAAGGATCTTGAGGACAGTGACGACGTGATTGATGAACTCCCATCAAACGTAGTTAAG AGTCTGGTGCACTATTACATGGCTcggtattttt GCGATCTCTGGAAGTTAAAT AAAATGCTTAACTAG